One Methanocaldococcus villosus KIN24-T80 genomic window carries:
- a CDS encoding DUF2067 family protein has translation MKKSFFVKVSCDDELLEICKVLEKAKIDCILESKGNRLKIDVFGYDNESLEENYRTVRAILEKIKRKYNKDKEGFYTYILSELKYPVNKDLIAETLKYLGYKVKYLKDENILKTDVNLKTFENILKSLHEISESIRFSNLGSKPVKNLVIMVSYIKKKSPEEVVEEALREGFFREEEGKVVLNKDINLAKKYFLGDINGDKDIGEER, from the coding sequence ATGAAAAAAAGTTTTTTTGTTAAAGTTAGCTGTGATGATGAACTTTTGGAAATATGCAAAGTTCTGGAGAAAGCCAAAATTGACTGTATTTTAGAATCTAAGGGAAATAGATTAAAGATAGATGTTTTTGGATATGATAATGAATCACTAGAAGAAAATTATAGAACTGTTAGGGCAATATTAGAAAAGATTAAGAGGAAATATAATAAAGATAAAGAAGGATTTTACACTTATATATTATCTGAATTGAAATATCCTGTAAATAAAGATCTTATAGCTGAAACTTTAAAATATCTTGGTTATAAAGTTAAGTATTTAAAAGATGAAAATATTCTAAAAACTGATGTCAATCTTAAAACTTTTGAAAATATATTGAAATCTTTACATGAAATCTCTGAAAGTATTAGATTCTCAAACCTTGGTTCAAAACCTGTGAAAAATTTAGTTATAATGGTTAGCTATATTAAAAAGAAATCTCCTGAAGAGGTTGTAGAAGAAGCTTTAAGAGAAGGATTTTTTAGAGAGGAAGAGGGTAAGGTTGTATTAAATAAAGATATAAATTTAGCTAAAAAATATTTTTTAGGGGATATAAATGGAGATAAAGATATTGGAGAGGAAAGATAA
- a CDS encoding Lrp/AsnC family transcriptional regulator: MLDEKDRKILEILMKDARKPFTEIAKELNTSESSIRKRIKKMEENGIIKGYTVVIEPAKIGYNVIALTGFDTDPQDVLDVAKELCKFEEVKKVFTSTGDHMIMTEIWARDGSELKEILFNKIGKIKGIKKICPAIILERLK, translated from the coding sequence ATGTTAGATGAAAAAGATAGAAAGATATTAGAAATATTGATGAAAGATGCCAGAAAGCCATTTACAGAAATTGCTAAAGAGCTTAACACAAGTGAAAGTTCAATAAGAAAAAGGATTAAAAAAATGGAAGAAAATGGAATAATAAAGGGTTATACTGTTGTAATAGAACCTGCTAAGATAGGATATAATGTCATAGCTCTAACAGGTTTTGATACAGATCCACAGGATGTTTTAGATGTTGCAAAAGAGCTTTGTAAGTTTGAAGAAGTTAAAAAAGTATTCACATCTACAGGAGATCATATGATTATGACTGAAATTTGGGCAAGAGATGGTAGTGAATTAAAAGAGATACTTTTCAACAAGATTGGTAAAATTAAGGGTATTAAAAAAATCTGTCCTGCTATTATTTTGGAGAGATTGAAGTAA
- a CDS encoding damage-control phosphatase ARMT1 family protein, giving the protein MKIKPECAICIVRQVVDASKEITDIEEKQFYLIKETLKVIQEVYSPSTVPAWMGTVVHRYLKKISGCKDPYKRLKEKANDVALKYLKYAKEFCNVDNDLERLKRKIILSIAGNVIDYGAYSKDINVEEMLKKTLDEGLKIDHTLNLMEDLKNNKINNVLYICDNAGEIVFDKLLIDEIKSYGKNVVAVVKGEPILNDATLEDAKIAGIENVITTGSDVIGVILEECSREFLDHFNKADIIISKGMGNYESLTEYKLDKPIYFILKAKCKPVADHLGVNVGDNVCKKF; this is encoded by the coding sequence TTGAAAATAAAACCTGAGTGTGCTATTTGTATTGTTAGGCAAGTAGTTGATGCATCAAAAGAGATTACTGATATTGAGGAAAAACAGTTTTATTTAATAAAAGAAACTTTAAAAGTTATTCAAGAAGTTTATTCTCCTTCAACTGTTCCTGCATGGATGGGGACTGTAGTTCATAGGTATTTAAAAAAGATTAGTGGTTGTAAAGATCCATATAAAAGACTTAAAGAGAAAGCAAATGATGTAGCTTTAAAATACCTCAAATATGCTAAAGAGTTTTGTAATGTTGATAATGACTTAGAAAGGTTAAAGAGAAAGATTATTTTATCAATAGCAGGGAATGTTATTGATTATGGAGCTTACAGTAAAGATATAAATGTTGAAGAGATGCTAAAAAAGACTTTAGATGAGGGATTAAAGATAGATCACACATTAAATTTAATGGAAGATCTAAAGAATAATAAAATAAATAACGTCCTTTATATATGTGACAATGCTGGAGAGATTGTTTTTGATAAATTATTAATAGATGAGATAAAAAGCTATGGAAAAAATGTTGTAGCTGTTGTTAAAGGTGAGCCTATTTTAAATGATGCTACTTTAGAGGATGCTAAAATTGCAGGGATTGAAAATGTGATAACAACAGGTTCTGATGTTATAGGGGTAATTTTAGAAGAATGCTCAAGAGAATTCTTAGACCACTTTAATAAAGCTGATATTATCATTTCCAAAGGTATGGGGAATTATGAGAGTTTAACAGAATATAAGTTAGATAAACCAATATACTTTATTTTAAAAGCTAAATGTAAACCTGTTGCTGACCATTTAGGGGTTAATGTCGGAGATAATGTTTGTAAAAAATTTTAA
- a CDS encoding HypC/HybG/HupF family hydrogenase formation chaperone: MCLAIPCKVIDIIEEDGEKYAIAEYKGVKQKAKLTLLEDVKIGDYILIHTGYAIEKLSEEEAKLSLEAWEELFKALEEE, translated from the coding sequence ATGTGTTTAGCAATACCTTGTAAAGTGATAGATATTATAGAAGAAGATGGAGAAAAATATGCTATAGCAGAATATAAAGGAGTAAAACAAAAAGCCAAGCTAACACTATTAGAAGATGTAAAAATAGGAGATTATATCTTAATTCATACGGGATATGCTATTGAGAAGTTAAGTGAAGAAGAAGCAAAACTAAGTTTAGAAGCTTGGGAGGAATTATTTAAAGCTTTAGAAGAAGAATAA
- a CDS encoding 4Fe-4S dicluster domain-containing protein: MGVTIDYSICRGAECAECYNNCPMEVFEIEGDKVVVAREEDCSYCGVCEDVCPTGAVKVEPEE; this comes from the coding sequence TTGGGAGTTACTATAGATTACAGCATCTGTAGAGGAGCAGAGTGTGCAGAGTGTTACAACAATTGCCCAATGGAAGTTTTTGAAATAGAAGGGGATAAAGTAGTAGTTGCAAGAGAAGAAGATTGCTCCTACTGTGGAGTTTGTGAAGATGTGTGCCCAACAGGAGCTGTAAAAGTTGAACCAGAAGAATAA